The DNA window AAGCGAGGAGCGAGCCCCGCCGGCGAAGAGACGCCGGCCGATTTTATTTGAGAGGGAGGCAGAGTGCAAATGTTGCACAGCCAGCAACGATGTTGCTGGAGCCAGAGCTTTCGCCGGGCTGTTTAGGCACGCGAACCAGGGGGGAAGGGTGGTTGGGCGATAGGGCGatcgcaggcggcggcggcggcgcgctcgcggCGTCCCCACCCGCGCGCGTTGAGCGGCCGGCGGGCTGCGTGCTGGTCGATTGTGCCGGCAATCGCGGGCGGCGCTGCACTATTCACTGCCTAGGCTGGCTGGCCGGGCAGTTCAGTCATTCAACGGCCAGTACTAGCGCGTCATATATCCCCTATTTTCATCCTAGATTCGCCGGTGTGGTCTATATGGTTTGTCTTTGTTTTAGGATTCAAGTTGAACTTGTTTTCCTTTCCATGCAGGGTGAAACATTTCGACATTTCGTGGGCtggagcagcagctgctgcatgcCACTGAATActggttttcatcatcttgcctaGCCGAAGGTATGGTCATTTTTTTATGGACTGCTATAATTGGACCCGCAATTTTCTTATGGCATGTGTTATTCCAGTGCATGCATACTTGATTACTTGTTGCAAAAACAGGTGGAATGTGAGACTGCAACAGGGTACTATTATTCATATTAACTTTTTTCATGTGTTTGTTGTTCAGGATGGAGGAGCCAAGTCTTGAGGTGAATAATCCTGTGGCTGAGCTGAATGCCATCAAATTCAGCCTCATGACCAGTTCAGATATGGTAATCTTTCATACTGGCTGTAATTTTAACTTAGTGTCACTGGAAATAATCATCCGTAGCTATTTTTTGGTCATTTCAGGAAAAGTTAAGTAGTGCGACTATTATTGAAATGTGTGATGTGACTAACGCCAAGTTGGGATTACCAAATGGTGCACCACAGTGTGCAACCTGTGGATCGCGAAGCATACGTGACTGTGATGGTAAAGTAATAATAATCAGTAGTATCACATACTGTGGCTTGTTTTCTCCACTTAATGCAGAAGAAACTAACTGGTAAACTGTTAGGTCATTTTGGTGTTATTAAGCTAGCAGCAACCGTGCACAATTCATATTTTATCGAGGAAGTTGTCCAGTTGCTGAATCAGATATGTCCTGGCTGTCTCACTCTGAAGCAAAATGGGGACACAAAGGTTTGTAATCACCAGATTGATGTATTTCATCCTGAATAAccaatttattcttttttcacAAAACCCATAAACATCAAATGTCAAACTCTGTGGTGACAAGGCACCTTCAGTCAATGAGAGGGTATGGGTTTACATGATGCCAGTTATGGGTTGGTTTCACCAGTGTCCCAACTTCTTACTAGTGATTTCACTTAAGAAGTTTAGTTAAGTTTTAGTTGTGGTCAACTGTATCAACCCCCACACCAAGACCCAACTTGTTCCATTTTTGGGCTGGTTTAATGCTACAGTAATACAACAGTTGCATATAAACCTTGGTGAGCCATATGTACCAATTGGGTTAAAAATCCTGAGTATTACATCAACTGGCTTAACTTGAGCACAGAGCTACCCCCTGTTGCCCTTGTTTAGGCagtaaccccccccccccccctcctttattttttattttctttgtgtatCAATGATAAGTTGGTGAAAACCATGACATTTCTTTCTTTAACACACtggtttttctttattttttcttaattaaagaAGGCTGATGGGACAACAATTCAAGGAACTTGCAAGTATTGCTCAGTAAGTGCATGTTCAGATATTTGGTGCCTATTTTTCTCTCTTGTATTAAACCTTGTCTTTTCCTGGACAGAAGGATGGATCAAAACTTTACCCTAGTATAATCTTTAAGATGCTAACAAGTCCAAGAGTAACACTATCCAGGAGTAAACTTCACCGTAACACTAGCGTGATGGACAAAATGTCAATTATTGCAGAAGTTGCTGGCGGGGTGGCACATAAGTCCAAGAACAAAGCTCCCCATGAAACCCTTCCCCAAGATTTCTGGGATTTCATACCTGATGATAACCAGCCACCTATATTCAATGTGACTAAGAAAATATTGTCGCCATATCAAGTAATGTATCTTTCAGCTATCCAATTCAACAAATGCTCCTGTATTGCCTTGCAGGATAGTCTTTGATAGTACTGCATTTTGTGTCTGTTTACTTTTGAGaaaattattcttttttatttgctgAAATCTGCCAATTTGATTACTACTATTTGTTTTGGCTCAAATGCAAGTATATCGCTCTTATTGTTTGCTTTGAttcaaatatttaaaacatataaaagacatactccctccttcccaaaatataagcatttctagcatttgaatttttttaccaaaatataagcaattcTAGAGTGTAATTGTCCCATGATCCCATCGATCTCCCCTCATTCCATTTTCTCCCCATCTTACCCCCCAACCATCTTTAAACACCCAACCATCCCTCATTTAATGAGGGGCATCATAGTCTTGTCTACTCAACCTTTATCTTTGCTAAAACCCACCCCtagaagtgtttttttttatagaatggaGGGAATACTATTTTGATATCcttaaaatatgatatattatgaTTCTCACCTAGTAATAAGACTGCGCTGATATTCTGGTATGCACCACCAGCTTGATGCAAAAGGGGTGAAGATGGACCCATAATTTCCTAGTAACATGACTGAATAAAATTTAGTTCAATCATTTTAAAGTGAAATCACAATATGCCTTCTGGTTTGCTTTTTATAAGTGAAAAGTAAAAGTATGCTTTATATAAACATACTACATTCTACATTAGAATTTGTCATCAAACTTATAACTCTGGGGCCATATCAATGTCTAAAATGAAATTACTTGTGATTGGTGGGAGTATTTTTTAAAGCTTCTTTCTGAAGTAGGTATGCAATTCTAGTTGGGTAATGAACTGGTATGATTTACTCCACCGATTCATCACATTCCTTCGTAGGAAAAAGCACGCTGATTAtcataattaataaaatgttCTTATAACTCACTTTTGCCATCTTTGCAGGTCTTTCACATGCTAAAAAAGCTTGATCCTGAACTTATCAATCAGGTTACTCGAAGGCGGGAGCTATTGTTCCTGTCATGTTTGCCAGTGACTCCTAACTGTCATCGTGTTGCGGAGATGCCATATGGACATTCAGATGGCCCCCGATTAGCTTTTGTTAGTGCTAATTCTCttttagtatattttttgtTCCATCGTTGCAAGAATCTTCTCATTAAACTAGTCCTATTAATATACTCTATCCATCCGTATACTGGATAGAGTTAAATCTTCCAGTGAGTCATCAAACAGCCATTTAATCAATGAGAGAGCTTAGAGTAGCTTCTCAACATCTTGTTAAAAGGATTAGTGCCAAGAGCTTAGAGTTAAATCTTCATTGTACTGGCTGATCTAACCATACTTTGTGCCAAGAGGAGGCAACACTCTATTTGTTTCTCATGGTTTTGCTGAACTAGCTTGTTATAGTGGTCTGATACACATGCTTGAGTGCATATTTTGAGTATGTTTGCATCTCAATTATGAACTTATACTTTTCTTCATCCTATGGTAGGATGACCGGACAAAAGCTTATAAGAGGATGGTTGATGTGAGTAGGAGAATTGATGATTACCATCAGCATCCGCAGTTCGGCGTTTTTGCAAGTTCAGTTGTCACAAGTCGTGTTATGGAGTGCTTGAAATCATCCAAGGCAAAATAGCTAATATCTTGTTCTAATTCTAATGCAATACCTATGTAGCATAGTGCACTTtgtcctgttttttttttctacttatgTCATATTGGCATCAATTCATTGGAGTAGTACTCTTGAATGCaatcaattcttttttttcctaaacttTTCTAAATCCATGAAATTTACCCATAATTTATCTTACTGTTTCTGGTAAATCATAGTATGGAAACTTCAAGTTTGGTCGGATAACTTATGATCTATTTAATTATATCTTGTCTGTTGTGTTTATACACATGCTGACATGGATATGTGCATCAAAATTGTGGTATCTTGACAAACCCATTGCAGTGGAAATTACAATGTACCCTGTTATTTTCTTCATTTATCTCCATCTCATTGTTACATATTTGGTTCACATGTATAAAATTAGCTATTTTCCACTCTATATAGATGACTTTAATAATTTGTCActtaacatatgtaaattaattatttgccataTAATAGCCGAGTGCTCTTGATAAAATGCCATTTTGtccatttttttcaactttacCCCCTGATCATCATGCCCACCTTAATTCATACATATTTTGTCCTTCACCCTTCAATCCACCAGAGATCAACATCTTTGCCGATTATTCCTTCTGCACCACAAGGATGCCATGAGGTTCCCTTCCTTCTGTAGACAGATATGGTGCAAGGTGGAACTTTCCACATGATAGGGACGGCACCATGAGGTAGGGAATGGTGTGCCTTCCTTCGTGCAAGAGGGAAAAGAGGGATGTCAGAGCCAGCATAGATGATTGCAGCGGACCAGGGTGATTGGAGCAGGCTCCTCCCCTTGTTTGGTGCCGGTTGGTTGTGCCTGCTATGGCTTTCCCTGCCAGCATCAAGCCATCAACTGTGATGGGGGTGCACAAGGGAGGGATGCACATTTGGGATAAGCAAAGATGTTGATCTCTTGTGGCTAGAAGGGTGAGGGGCAAAATAGGTATGAATTAAGGTGGGCCTGGTGATTAGGGGGTAAAGTGTGAAAAATTCCTGTATCTATGATATACCGAATGTGATGTCGTTTAAATCATTGGCACTTAACCAGATTGAGAATAATGATGGGAGGTAGCAGTGTGGAATTTTCTGCAATCATTGATAGTGTTGTTTAATTGTCCATTTGATTGATCTTCTGCAAAGTTATTAAGCATAACCTAGAaaaagtatttgctattttccTAGTTTTACCAGTATATAATTCAATTAATTTGAAAGGAGCATACAGATCTTTGAAACAAGAAGGATCCGTATACAAGTCAAAGTAAAAtcactgagttttttttttttgtctacacCTAGCTATGTATTTTCTCTCTTACTTCaccaaatatatttctttttttatttagtcTACAACTTTATCAGGACCTGGGTAATTTAAGGTGACAATTGCGCTTACAGCTTATGTTGCATGGTTTCTCTGTGAGAAATACATAACACGATTTCACTTTATTTTCTAACATCTTATGCATTTTGCAGTTATACTCAAAAAAATCAGATGATGAATCTTCTGCATCTACAGATACATATGGAACCAAATGGCTAAAAGATATCATCCTCAGCAAAAGATCCGACAATGCATTTAGGAGTATAATGGTCGGGGAcccaaaaattaatttaaatgaAATCGGTATTCCTATGGGTTTAGCTTTGAACTTGGTTGTTTCTGAGCAAGTTAGTTCTTACAATTTCGAAACCATAAATTTGAAGTGCAACTTGCACCTTCTTACCAAGGAAGTACTGCTTGTCCGCCGAAATGGGAATCTTATTTTTGTTCGGAAGGCAAACCAGTTAGAAATTGGTGATATTGCTTATAGACTATTGCAGGATGGTGATCTTGTTTTGGTAAATAGGCCACCTTCAGTTCATCAACATTCTCTGATTGCCCTATCTGCAAAACTTCTGTCAACTCAGTCAGCTGTGTCAATTAATCCACTATGTTGTGATCCTTTCAAGGGAGACTTTGATGGGGACTGTTTGCATGGATATATTCCTCAATGTCTGCAATCAAGAGTTGAGCTTGAAGAACTAGTTAGTTTAAGTGGCCAACTCTTGAATCAACAAGATGGGCGAAGTTTGGTGTCATTAACACATGACTCTCTAGCTGCTGCACATCAGTTAACAAATGCAGATGTTTTCTTGGAGAAAGCTGAATTTCAACAGCTTCAGATGTTATCCTCTTCCATCTCATTGACACCAATGCCATCAGTTTTTAAATCTACAAACTCTCAAGGTCCTCTTTGGACTGGTAAGCAACTGTTTGGAATGCTGCTACCTTATGGTATGAATATCAGTTTTGATCAGAAGTTACACATAAAAGACAGTGAAGTGCTTACCTGCTCATCAGGATCTTTTTGGTTACAGAATAACACATCCAGCCTTTTCTCTGTCATGTTCAAAGAGTATGGTTGTAAGGCTCTTGAGTTCCTTTCTTCCACCCAGGATGTACTATGTGAATTCTTAACCATGTGGGGTTTAAGTGTCTCCCTTTCAGATCTCTATCTGTTCTCAGACCATTACTCAAGGAGAAAACTGAGTGAGGAAGTTCATCTGGCATTGGATGAAGCGGAAGAGGCTTTTCAAATCAAGCAAATATTGCTAAATTCAGTATCTATACCAAATCTGAAGTATTATGATGGAGGTGATGATAGATCAAACACTGATGAACAATCTGGTTTTACTCAAGTCAGTCTGCCAATCATCAGATCTTCAATGACATCATTTAAGAGTGTCTTCAATGATCTGTTGAAGATGGTGCAGCAGTATGTGAGTAAAGATAATTCAATGATGACAATGATTAACTCTGGAAGTAAAGGTAGTGTTCTGAAGTTTGTTCAACAGACTGCATGTGTTGGTCTTCAACTACCAGCAAGTAAATTTCCCTTTAGAATTCCCTCACAACTATCATGTGTTTCCTGGAATAGACATAAATCTCTCAATTGTGAAATCACTGACGGCACCAGTGAATGTGTGGGAGGCCAAGACATGTATGCTGTTATTAGAAATTCTTTTCTTGATGGACTAAATCCGTTAGAATGTCTACTGCATGCCATATCTGGCAGGGCAAATTTCTTTAGCGAAAATGCTGACGTTCCTGGGACTTTGACAAGGAAACTAATGTATCACTTGAGAGATACATACGTTGCTTATGATGGGACTGTTAGAAGTTCTTATGGGCAGCAAATAGTGCGGTTTTCTTATGATACTGCTGATGGCATGTACAGTGATCATGATCTTGAAGGTGAACCTGGGGCCCCTGTTGGCTCTTGGGCTGCTTGTTCCATTTCAGAAGCTGCCTATGGAGCTTTGGATCACCCAGTTAACAGTTTAGAGGATTCCCCTCTTATGAACTTGCAGGTTATATTCTTCTGGTTTGCTCTTTAATGGTCTTTCGTTGTCATTTTTATTCATCTTTCCTTTTGACAATATTTGAACTTTGGCACTTTGCTGTGCAGGAAGTTTTGAAGTGCCACAAGGGCACAAATTCTCTGGATCATACTGGTTTGCTTTTCCTGTCAAAGCATCTAAGGAAATATAGATATGGTTTTGAGTATGCATCACTAGAAGTTAAGGATCATCTAGAACGAGTGGACTTTTCTGATATGGTTGACACGGTCATTATTTTGTTAGTATATTTAATCTGTGGCTTTCTTCACCTTTTAATATTGTTCATTTTAGTAAAAATTTCATGTCTTCTTTCATTTTCATATTTAGATATGGCGGCTCAGATAtgcagaaaacaaaaggaaatccTTGGATCACTCATTTTCATTTAAGCCAGGTCTTGTTCTTTTGAAGTAAAATGGTCATGATTTCATAGGGACATTGGGTTGGTATCTAAATGTCTGTTcaaatttgtatatatgtgtaggAAACAATGAAGATAAAAAGGTTAGGACTGGAATTTATTGTAAGAGAGATTATTGACCAATACAACACCTTAAGAAAACAGTTGAACAATGCGATCCCTTCAGTTTCTATTTCGAACAGGTAACTGCAGAAACTATTTGTGCTATGCATGATTATCGTGTCCATCAACTGCCTCCTGTTTTCCTTACCTGAAAAAGAAGCAGCAAAGTACAGAAGTACCTGATCTTCTCCTAAATGCTCAAGTTACTAATTGAGCTTACACTGAGAAAAATTCTGGGCAtgtgtattatatttatttggcATATTGTAtggtactacctctgtcccaaaatataataacttttggctatgaatctggacaagtaATTACTTGGTCAAAAGCGTCAATTTATAATAGTGCATGCTTCATTTCTTTTGTTAAAACATAAACCTGCATGATtcaaaaggggaaaaaggatATGTGCTTATATGggtatctattattatattattgaaaCAGTATAAATCAGCCTTGATGATAACAACGTAGATTAATTGgatgtatatatgtactatTATAGTGTTGAGTGCAGAATATTATTCTACTCTCTGACTGAACCTACCTAGGCATCCATTCATGCCCCGATACAGATCAAGAAAAATTACCCACTGGATCATTTGGTTTTTACTTGAGTAAAAACTGAGCTTTTTTGCATTCCCCCCCAAAAGAGCACTTTTACTCACTGATTCATGTTATTTTTACTGATTTATGGAGCAAGGGCATCTTTTGAGAACATTATCCTATACCTCATCAAAAACGGTTACTTTGTGAATGGCTAAGGGTGGGTTGTGAAGTTAGCTTGTGGGTTTGAATCCTGTTTCGCAAATTAAATTACAGTAATTTTTCGCAGATGTTTTCAATTATCTGTAGTGAAACTCTTCACTTGAAGATGGAAAATAAATCTGGGAAGCTAGGGAAAAACCTGGGCACGGGTAGGTGGCGTGTGTGAGTAAAATCCTAGTGGAAAAATAGTAAAACATATCTGGAAGTGGAAAGCAAAATCCGTGACCTAATATAAAGCTATTCTAAACATAGGAGTACAAATGTACAGTGTGCtactctgtgtgtgtgtgtgtgtttacaTATTGAATACTGCTATATTTCAATTCTGCGAGGAATTCGGCTAGTTATTACACATCTACCTAGCAAGAATAAATCAAAATATTAAACTTTAGGGTAAAACGAACCGGTGATACCACAATTTGTGAAGTGGATTCTAGTTTGTCGGTCATCTTACaagttgatcaaacaagtcCCAACTTGATTGCTGAGTGCAAATCGAGTCAAACACACACCACATAAGCTAATTACGCTGACAATAGATGCTAGCGTAGTGTGAGACTGTGAGTGCCAGCAGCATGTGATCCACGGACCCAAAGGTATGGGTGTTATTTTTGCATACTCAAAAAGAAGTCAAAGGAACATGGTGCTCCTCTCTTCTATTGAATGGTCTGTTGTCCTCCCGCCACTCTGCACTATACATCAAACACTGCCTTCTTGTTCAAGCAGGCTGTGGATTATGTGCTGCTTACATGGCACCCTCAGGTTAGGCTGGTGTTGGTGTTGCTGAAAGTAACCCCCCATGGCATTGTTTTGAACTTGATTTGCAAGTTGCGACCACACTAATCAAGTTGTGTGACTAGCTGATCAGTTTGTGAAAGGAGCGACTAACTTGCATTTTACTCTGGAGTTTTTTTCCCCCATCTAGTATTTTCTatttcattaatttattagggtaacttacagaaaataaaataagttcAGGATAATAATTCTAGATACATCAGTGCTGTTTCTGTACATTGATGGGGAATCCCACATAAGTAACAACCCAAACAAACAATCATACACAAGTGTTATTAATATTTTACTTACTGAAATTCCTTCAATAGCATTGTTGTCTATATTTAAATTGCACTATCTGTTTACCTCCAGCTATTGCTGCCCTGCCTGAGTAACATTTACACATAAATTCTTTCATCTAATATATCAATAAGTAAATGTGACCTGTCCGTGAAGCTCAAACAACTATATTTGTTTTAGCACAAGGCATCGCAGCTGATTCTAGAATTATGTGTGCATATACATGTTTCATGCTGTTATGCCTGTAGCTATCCTATTCTCTTTCTAGTTCCCATGGGCCATGACATATCATTTGGCATTCTATACCCTGCAGCAAATGTTCTGTAGGCAATGAGTGTGTCAAGAATCAGACCTGTTGCGTCACTATGGTAGTACAGGTGGAAATTAACTCCATGTCGCAATTGGACGTTATCAAGGAACGGGTGATTCCAAGCATCCTGGCCACACTGTTGAAAGGTTATTATGTTTTGATggattttttccccaaaaaatcTTCTCAATGTTCTAGGGAACTCCTCAGTAGGATCAAAATCCAAGTTTGTCACTAATAGGTCAATAGCCATCTAACTACAGAAGAAAGTGTTTCATGCAAATGTACTACTTGTTGTACGCTAGATATACCAAGTTTATGCATAGCTCTGAGTTATTTTAATACTCTTTCAAAGGCCATTCTTGTTGTAATAACTTCACATATCATTATATTATTGTTTCACAAATATGAGAAAAAGGTATCATAAAATGTATAAAGGGGCTTTTATGACTGattatttggttgatttggtTAGCAAAAGTAAGTCTAGTTCTAACTCGCAGAACCCATTGTCCATTGATCCACTCACATGATAGAACTCAAGCTATTGCGTGATCTTTTTAGACTGAAAACACATTATATTGAATGAGTagtcaaaacaaaatatattagttGGCTTCTCTGGGTTCACCATGGGGGCTATGCTTTTCAAATTATAGTTCATCATACTTGCTGCTGGTGCACTAGTATGCAGATAAATTTTGATGTACGCTGCTTGATTTCCTCTGTTTGCAGGATTTTTGGAATTTAAGAATGTTAAGGTGCAATGTCAAGAGGATAATGAACTTGTTCTGAAAGTCGGTATGTCTGAGCATTGCAAGAGTGGGAAGTTCTGGGCTACCCTACAAAATGCTTGCATCCCAATAATGGAGTTGATTGATTGGGAGCGGAGCCGACCAGAGAGAGTATATGATAATTTCTGCTCATATGGCATAGACTCAGCATGGAAATTCTTTGTCGAAGTATGATACTTGCTACCCTTCATTCTGGCTTCACTGTTTCATTCATTCCTGTGTAAAATGGTTTCAAAGTTTAATTGTTTGTGATAAATTTCTCCTGTAGGTTTAtaacattttcattttcacTTGCTTTTTCAGTCTTTAAGATACACAACAGATGCTATTGGAAGGAATATCCATCGACAGCACTTACTGGTTGTGGCAGACTGCCTATCTGTGAGTGGGCAGTTCCATGGGCTAAGCAGTCAAGGTTTAAAGCAGCAAAGGACTTGGTTATCAATCTCCTCTCCATTTTCTGAAGCATGCTTTTCTGTGAGAAATCTTAGCTTTCTTACTGATTATTAACTATGGGATTTCCCTTTTGAAATGTTCTGAACATCTTCTGATTTTATGGCTTTTCCTGCAGAGGCCTGCACACAGTTTTATAAA is part of the Oryza glaberrima chromosome 4, OglaRS2, whole genome shotgun sequence genome and encodes:
- the LOC127769783 gene encoding DNA-directed RNA polymerase IV subunit 1-like isoform X1; its protein translation is MCLLFRMEEPSLEVNNPVAELNAIKFSLMTSSDMEKLSSATIIEMCDVTNAKLGLPNGAPQCATCGSRSIRDCDGHFGVIKLAATVHNSYFIEEVVQLLNQICPGCLTLKQNGDTKKADGTTIQGTCKYCSKDGSKLYPSIIFKMLTSPRVTLSRSKLHRNTSVMDKMSIIAEVAGGVAHKSKNKAPHETLPQDFWDFIPDDNQPPIFNVTKKILSPYQVFHMLKKLDPELINQVTRRRELLFLSCLPVTPNCHRVAEMPYGHSDGPRLAFDDRTKAYKRMVDVSRRIDDYHQHPQFGVFASSVVTSRVMECLKSSKLYSKKSDDESSASTDTYGTKWLKDIILSKRSDNAFRSIMVGDPKINLNEIGIPMGLALNLVVSEQVSSYNFETINLKCNLHLLTKEVLLVRRNGNLIFVRKANQLEIGDIAYRLLQDGDLVLVNRPPSVHQHSLIALSAKLLSTQSAVSINPLCCDPFKGDFDGDCLHGYIPQCLQSRVELEELVSLSGQLLNQQDGRSLVSLTHDSLAAAHQLTNADVFLEKAEFQQLQMLSSSISLTPMPSVFKSTNSQGPLWTGKQLFGMLLPYGMNISFDQKLHIKDSEVLTCSSGSFWLQNNTSSLFSVMFKEYGCKALEFLSSTQDVLCEFLTMWGLSVSLSDLYLFSDHYSRRKLSEEVHLALDEAEEAFQIKQILLNSVSIPNLKYYDGGDDRSNTDEQSGFTQVSLPIIRSSMTSFKSVFNDLLKMVQQYVSKDNSMMTMINSGSKGSVLKFVQQTACVGLQLPASKFPFRIPSQLSCVSWNRHKSLNCEITDGTSECVGGQDMYAVIRNSFLDGLNPLECLLHAISGRANFFSENADVPGTLTRKLMYHLRDTYVAYDGTVRSSYGQQIVRFSYDTADGMYSDHDLEGEPGAPVGSWAACSISEAAYGALDHPVNSLEDSPLMNLQEVLKCHKGTNSLDHTGLLFLSKHLRKYRYGFEYASLEVKDHLERVDFSDMVDTVIILYGGSDMQKTKGNPWITHFHLSQETMKIKRLGLEFIVREIIDQYNTLRKQLNNAIPSVSISNSKCSVGNECVKNQTCCVTMVVQVEINSMSQLDVIKERVIPSILATLLKGFLEFKNVKVQCQEDNELVLKVGMSEHCKSGKFWATLQNACIPIMELIDWERSRPERVYDNFCSYGIDSAWKFFVESLRYTTDAIGRNIHRQHLLVVADCLSVSGQFHGLSSQGLKQQRTWLSISSPFSEACFSRPAHSFINAAKRDSVDNLSGTLDAIAWGKEPCTGSSGPFKILYSGKSHETKQNEHIYDFLHNPEVQALEKNVMDTYRKRTEKTSKRRSALNSEGNATINGGAISFNQKFLNAKVGIWENIIDMRTSLQNMLREYTLNEVVTEQDKSCLIEALKFHPRGYDKIGVGIREIKIGVNPGHPSSRCFIVLRNDDTTADFSYNKCVLGAANSISPELGSYIENRRSNRAVRPHQL
- the LOC127769783 gene encoding DNA-directed RNA polymerase IV subunit 1-like isoform X4; amino-acid sequence: MEEPSLEVNNPVAELNAIKFSLMTSSDMEKLSSATIIEMCDVTNAKLGLPNGAPQCATCGSRSIRDCDGHFGVIKLAATVHNSYFIEEVVQLLNQICPGCLTLKQNGDTKADGTTIQGTCKYCSKDGSKLYPSIIFKMLTSPRVTLSRSKLHRNTSVMDKMSIIAEVAGGVAHKSKNKAPHETLPQDFWDFIPDDNQPPIFNVTKKILSPYQVFHMLKKLDPELINQVTRRRELLFLSCLPVTPNCHRVAEMPYGHSDGPRLAFDDRTKAYKRMVDVSRRIDDYHQHPQFGVFASSVVTSRVMECLKSSKLYSKKSDDESSASTDTYGTKWLKDIILSKRSDNAFRSIMVGDPKINLNEIGIPMGLALNLVVSEQVSSYNFETINLKCNLHLLTKEVLLVRRNGNLIFVRKANQLEIGDIAYRLLQDGDLVLVNRPPSVHQHSLIALSAKLLSTQSAVSINPLCCDPFKGDFDGDCLHGYIPQCLQSRVELEELVSLSGQLLNQQDGRSLVSLTHDSLAAAHQLTNADVFLEKAEFQQLQMLSSSISLTPMPSVFKSTNSQGPLWTGKQLFGMLLPYGMNISFDQKLHIKDSEVLTCSSGSFWLQNNTSSLFSVMFKEYGCKALEFLSSTQDVLCEFLTMWGLSVSLSDLYLFSDHYSRRKLSEEVHLALDEAEEAFQIKQILLNSVSIPNLKYYDGGDDRSNTDEQSGFTQVSLPIIRSSMTSFKSVFNDLLKMVQQYVSKDNSMMTMINSGSKGSVLKFVQQTACVGLQLPASKFPFRIPSQLSCVSWNRHKSLNCEITDGTSECVGGQDMYAVIRNSFLDGLNPLECLLHAISGRANFFSENADVPGTLTRKLMYHLRDTYVAYDGTVRSSYGQQIVRFSYDTADGMYSDHDLEGEPGAPVGSWAACSISEAAYGALDHPVNSLEDSPLMNLQEVLKCHKGTNSLDHTGLLFLSKHLRKYRYGFEYASLEVKDHLERVDFSDMVDTVIILYGGSDMQKTKGNPWITHFHLSQETMKIKRLGLEFIVREIIDQYNTLRKQLNNAIPSVSISNSKCSVGNECVKNQTCCVTMVVQVEINSMSQLDVIKERVIPSILATLLKGFLEFKNVKVQCQEDNELVLKVGMSEHCKSGKFWATLQNACIPIMELIDWERSRPERVYDNFCSYGIDSAWKFFVESLRYTTDAIGRNIHRQHLLVVADCLSVSGQFHGLSSQGLKQQRTWLSISSPFSEACFSRPAHSFINAAKRDSVDNLSGTLDAIAWGKEPCTGSSGPFKILYSGKSHETKQNEHIYDFLHNPEVQALEKNVMDTYRKRTEKTSKRRSALNSEGNATINGGAISFNQKFLNAKVGIWENIIDMRTSLQNMLREYTLNEVVTEQDKSCLIEALKFHPRGYDKIGVGIREIKIGVNPGHPSSRCFIVLRNDDTTADFSYNKCVLGAANSISPELGSYIENRRSNRAVRPHQL
- the LOC127769783 gene encoding DNA-directed RNA polymerase IV subunit 1-like isoform X5, whose amino-acid sequence is MEEPSLEVNNPVAELNAIKFSLMTSSDMEKLSSATIIEMCDVTNAKLGLPNGAPQCATCGSRSIRDCDGHFGVIKLAATVHNSYFIEEVVQLLNQICPGCLTLKQNGDTKADGTTIQGTCKYCSDGSKLYPSIIFKMLTSPRVTLSRSKLHRNTSVMDKMSIIAEVAGGVAHKSKNKAPHETLPQDFWDFIPDDNQPPIFNVTKKILSPYQVFHMLKKLDPELINQVTRRRELLFLSCLPVTPNCHRVAEMPYGHSDGPRLAFDDRTKAYKRMVDVSRRIDDYHQHPQFGVFASSVVTSRVMECLKSSKLYSKKSDDESSASTDTYGTKWLKDIILSKRSDNAFRSIMVGDPKINLNEIGIPMGLALNLVVSEQVSSYNFETINLKCNLHLLTKEVLLVRRNGNLIFVRKANQLEIGDIAYRLLQDGDLVLVNRPPSVHQHSLIALSAKLLSTQSAVSINPLCCDPFKGDFDGDCLHGYIPQCLQSRVELEELVSLSGQLLNQQDGRSLVSLTHDSLAAAHQLTNADVFLEKAEFQQLQMLSSSISLTPMPSVFKSTNSQGPLWTGKQLFGMLLPYGMNISFDQKLHIKDSEVLTCSSGSFWLQNNTSSLFSVMFKEYGCKALEFLSSTQDVLCEFLTMWGLSVSLSDLYLFSDHYSRRKLSEEVHLALDEAEEAFQIKQILLNSVSIPNLKYYDGGDDRSNTDEQSGFTQVSLPIIRSSMTSFKSVFNDLLKMVQQYVSKDNSMMTMINSGSKGSVLKFVQQTACVGLQLPASKFPFRIPSQLSCVSWNRHKSLNCEITDGTSECVGGQDMYAVIRNSFLDGLNPLECLLHAISGRANFFSENADVPGTLTRKLMYHLRDTYVAYDGTVRSSYGQQIVRFSYDTADGMYSDHDLEGEPGAPVGSWAACSISEAAYGALDHPVNSLEDSPLMNLQEVLKCHKGTNSLDHTGLLFLSKHLRKYRYGFEYASLEVKDHLERVDFSDMVDTVIILYGGSDMQKTKGNPWITHFHLSQETMKIKRLGLEFIVREIIDQYNTLRKQLNNAIPSVSISNSKCSVGNECVKNQTCCVTMVVQVEINSMSQLDVIKERVIPSILATLLKGFLEFKNVKVQCQEDNELVLKVGMSEHCKSGKFWATLQNACIPIMELIDWERSRPERVYDNFCSYGIDSAWKFFVESLRYTTDAIGRNIHRQHLLVVADCLSVSGQFHGLSSQGLKQQRTWLSISSPFSEACFSRPAHSFINAAKRDSVDNLSGTLDAIAWGKEPCTGSSGPFKILYSGKSHETKQNEHIYDFLHNPEVQALEKNVMDTYRKRTEKTSKRRSALNSEGNATINGGAISFNQKFLNAKVGIWENIIDMRTSLQNMLREYTLNEVVTEQDKSCLIEALKFHPRGYDKIGVGIREIKIGVNPGHPSSRCFIVLRNDDTTADFSYNKCVLGAANSISPELGSYIENRRSNRAVRPHQL